A single window of Sphingobacteriales bacterium DNA harbors:
- a CDS encoding T9SS type A sorting domain-containing protein translates to MKHILAFALLLFSFSLNLFSQEDNRHFCGTDLYMEELFQQYPQLREQIHQESITRDLTPYRMQRRESVRIIPVVFHIIHQGGPENIPDEDIYAVLKRINEDFRKMNADTNQIRDIFKGRVADMNIEFRLAKIDPNGKCTNGINRIYSNLTENSRDNVKNLIDWDNMKYLNIWVVKSIYNSSGVGTILGYSYFPQSALQNPKLDGIVIRADVTNYNGRTLTHELGHYFGLPHTFQGGCGTDCKTTGDYICDTPPVYEDTYGCDKTKNTCHNDVPDEPDMTENHMDYTSCRVMFSAGQKEVVDYYLNSQYRSNLWKASNLAATGVNDVPNIACSPVARFEVPYYAFCTGAPVTVLNKSLGPDNMQFTWYLPGSSNPVFDGKEPVVTYDQPGKYTVKLKVKSVYGTDSVEQNAAVMIYPPKGEPVTFKEGFEDNNFSNDFWYVDPGAGNIVWKRTTSAKFEGNKSFYLNNFSYSSAEREFYFILPPLDLSQTQSPYLYFTYAHARKSDASKDLLRVYVSSDCGKNWSLRDITNQIKLPTVTDFYTTQFIPSASQWREKFIDISNYQGKENLLVKIGFYAAGGNNIYIDNIKVYSAVSVPDALNSNLLSIYPNPADNQLNISYFNAGEKQYSLQVSDMKGKIVYETVMQANQGINNYSVDISSIQTDGVYLVSLISDGVIMRHKLLIFRKK, encoded by the coding sequence ATGAAACACATATTAGCTTTTGCTTTATTGCTTTTTTCTTTCAGTCTGAATCTATTTTCCCAGGAGGATAACCGGCATTTTTGCGGAACTGATCTTTATATGGAAGAGCTTTTTCAGCAATATCCACAACTGAGAGAGCAAATCCATCAGGAGAGTATTACACGTGACCTGACCCCTTACCGTATGCAGAGAAGGGAAAGTGTCAGGATTATTCCTGTAGTCTTTCATATTATTCATCAGGGCGGTCCTGAAAACATACCGGATGAAGACATTTATGCAGTCCTGAAACGGATCAATGAAGATTTCAGAAAAATGAATGCCGATACAAATCAAATCAGGGATATTTTCAAGGGCAGGGTAGCCGATATGAATATTGAATTTCGTCTGGCTAAAATAGACCCGAACGGAAAATGTACCAATGGTATCAACCGTATTTATTCAAACCTGACTGAAAATTCAAGAGACAACGTAAAAAACCTGATAGACTGGGACAACATGAAATACCTGAATATCTGGGTAGTCAAGAGCATTTACAATTCATCAGGCGTAGGTACCATACTTGGTTATTCTTATTTCCCCCAAAGTGCATTGCAGAATCCAAAGCTCGATGGTATTGTCATCAGGGCAGATGTAACCAATTATAATGGAAGAACATTGACCCATGAACTGGGACATTATTTCGGACTTCCACATACTTTTCAGGGCGGATGCGGGACAGATTGTAAAACAACAGGTGATTATATCTGTGATACCCCTCCTGTTTATGAAGATACCTATGGTTGCGATAAAACCAAGAATACCTGTCATAATGATGTTCCTGATGAGCCCGATATGACGGAAAATCACATGGATTATACCTCCTGCAGGGTGATGTTCAGTGCAGGACAAAAGGAAGTAGTTGATTATTACCTGAATTCACAATACAGAAGTAACCTTTGGAAAGCCAGCAATCTGGCCGCCACCGGGGTAAATGATGTTCCCAATATCGCCTGCAGCCCGGTTGCCAGATTTGAAGTTCCCTATTATGCTTTTTGTACAGGAGCTCCCGTTACTGTCTTAAATAAGTCTTTAGGCCCTGATAATATGCAGTTTACATGGTATCTCCCGGGTTCTTCCAACCCTGTTTTTGACGGGAAAGAACCTGTTGTTACCTATGACCAGCCCGGAAAATATACAGTTAAACTTAAAGTGAAATCAGTTTACGGGACAGACAGTGTTGAACAGAATGCAGCCGTAATGATTTATCCGCCTAAGGGCGAGCCGGTAACCTTTAAAGAAGGTTTTGAAGATAACAATTTTTCCAATGATTTCTGGTATGTCGATCCGGGAGCCGGTAATATTGTCTGGAAACGAACAACATCCGCAAAATTTGAAGGGAATAAATCTTTCTATCTCAATAACTTCAGCTATTCATCCGCAGAGCGGGAGTTTTATTTTATTCTTCCTCCTTTGGATTTAAGCCAGACCCAGTCACCTTATTTATATTTTACCTATGCACATGCACGGAAAAGCGATGCCAGCAAAGACCTGCTCAGGGTTTATGTATCATCCGACTGTGGTAAAAACTGGTCGTTGCGAGATATTACCAATCAAATTAAATTGCCTACTGTAACTGATTTTTATACTACTCAGTTTATTCCTTCTGCCAGCCAGTGGAGAGAAAAATTTATCGACATCAGCAATTATCAGGGGAAAGAAAACCTGCTTGTCAAAATAGGGTTTTATGCAGCTGGAGGAAATAATATTTACATTGATAATATTAAGGTTTACAGTGCTGTATCCGTACCGGATGCTTTGAATAGTAACTTACTCAGTATTTATCCGAATCCTGCTGATAATCAACTGAATATAAGTTATTTTAATGCTGGTGAAAAGCAATACAGTCTGCAGGTGTCTGACATGAAAGGAAAAATTGTTTATGAAACCGTGATGCAGGCAAATCAGGGAATTAATAATTATTCAGTGGATATTTCCTCTATTCAGACGGATGGCGTTTATCTCGTCAGTCTCATCAGTGACGGGGTAATTATGAGACATAAATTATTGATATTCAGAAAGAAATAA
- the topA gene encoding type I DNA topoisomerase yields the protein MSKNLVIVESPAKAKTIEKFLGKDFKVMSCNGHVRDLHPNELSIDLKKNFEPKYFLLKEKTKLINDLKKAASGSETIWLATDEDREGEAISWHLTEVLNLQEDKTKRIVFHEITKNAILHAIENPRYLDYNLVNAQQARRVIDRLVGYQVSPILWKKVKPSLSAGRVQSVAVRLIVEREREINSFTPSMFVKVYADFESVSDKTIRFRAELPEKIDDLKLAEKFLKECIPSKFTVESVEKKPGKKSPPPPFTTSTLQQEASRKLGFSVSQTMQLAQKLYEAGHITYMRTDSVRLFDMAIGVAKEVITEQFGKEYSHTRNFQTKSKGAQEAHEAIRPTFLNVKSLDAGAQEKKLYELIWKRTIASQMSDARIEKTTVKINVSESKRQFVANGEVLLFDGFLKLYVESEDDENPENGTAVLPALKTGENLIMIEALAAERYTKPPVRYNEAMLVKKLEELGIGRPSTYAPTISTIMKREYIIKGNVKGKERTYHQLVLKDKTIREEKKSEIYGFEKGKLLPSPVGVMVNDFLVEHFKNIMDYHFTANIEDEFDKIAEGSLEWRKMIELFYKDFTPVVETASKVLFKSSFERLIGVDPATGKKVYAKSGKYGPYVQLGESNDKEKAKNAPMKKGQLPESISLEEALELFKIPRVLGEYEGKPVTVNIGRFGPYLEYNAKNISLPRKYDPYSVELNDAIQVILSKQDNESEPKSLTFMHEGEEMKILRGRFGPYISFKKKNYKIPRGKDYRSLTLAECLQIINEAVEKQKTSSEK from the coding sequence ATGAGTAAAAATCTTGTCATTGTTGAATCTCCGGCAAAAGCCAAGACCATTGAGAAATTTTTAGGAAAAGATTTTAAGGTAATGTCCTGCAACGGGCATGTCCGTGATCTTCATCCGAATGAACTATCCATTGATCTGAAGAAAAACTTTGAGCCGAAATACTTTTTGCTGAAGGAAAAAACAAAACTGATTAACGATCTGAAAAAAGCTGCCTCTGGTTCTGAAACCATTTGGCTGGCTACTGATGAAGACCGTGAAGGGGAGGCCATTTCCTGGCACCTGACTGAAGTACTGAATCTGCAAGAGGATAAAACAAAAAGGATTGTTTTTCACGAAATTACAAAGAATGCCATCCTTCATGCCATCGAAAATCCCCGTTATCTGGATTACAATCTGGTAAATGCACAACAAGCCCGCAGGGTTATCGACAGACTGGTAGGCTATCAGGTTTCACCCATACTTTGGAAAAAGGTAAAACCCTCATTATCAGCAGGTAGGGTTCAATCAGTGGCGGTCAGGCTGATTGTAGAAAGGGAAAGGGAAATAAATTCATTTACCCCTTCCATGTTTGTGAAGGTTTATGCTGATTTTGAATCAGTTTCGGATAAAACGATCAGGTTCAGAGCCGAATTACCTGAAAAAATTGATGATTTAAAACTTGCAGAGAAATTTTTGAAGGAATGTATCCCATCAAAGTTTACTGTTGAGTCTGTTGAGAAAAAGCCCGGGAAAAAATCGCCACCGCCACCCTTTACTACATCAACCTTACAGCAGGAAGCCAGCCGTAAGCTTGGCTTTTCCGTATCGCAAACCATGCAACTGGCTCAGAAACTTTATGAAGCCGGACACATTACCTATATGAGAACCGATTCTGTCAGGCTTTTCGATATGGCCATTGGCGTTGCCAAAGAGGTAATTACTGAACAATTCGGGAAAGAATATTCACATACGAGAAATTTTCAGACAAAGAGCAAAGGTGCTCAGGAAGCCCATGAAGCCATCCGTCCTACTTTTTTAAATGTTAAAAGTCTGGATGCCGGGGCACAGGAAAAGAAATTGTATGAATTGATCTGGAAACGTACCATTGCCTCACAGATGTCGGATGCCCGGATAGAAAAAACCACCGTCAAAATAAATGTATCTGAAAGCAAAAGACAATTTGTAGCCAACGGGGAAGTCTTGTTGTTTGATGGTTTTCTCAAATTGTATGTCGAATCGGAGGATGATGAAAATCCTGAAAACGGAACGGCAGTGCTTCCGGCCCTGAAAACGGGGGAAAATCTCATCATGATCGAAGCGCTTGCAGCCGAACGTTATACAAAACCACCGGTACGTTACAACGAAGCCATGCTGGTCAAAAAGTTGGAAGAGCTTGGTATTGGCAGGCCTTCTACTTATGCTCCGACTATTTCCACTATCATGAAAAGGGAATACATTATCAAGGGAAATGTAAAAGGGAAGGAGAGGACTTACCATCAGCTTGTGTTAAAAGATAAGACCATCAGAGAAGAAAAGAAGTCGGAGATCTATGGTTTTGAAAAAGGGAAACTGCTTCCTTCACCTGTTGGTGTAATGGTCAACGACTTTCTGGTGGAGCATTTTAAAAACATCATGGATTATCATTTTACTGCTAATATTGAGGATGAATTCGATAAAATTGCCGAGGGATCACTCGAATGGCGGAAAATGATTGAGCTGTTTTACAAAGACTTTACCCCGGTAGTCGAAACAGCCAGCAAGGTTTTGTTTAAATCTTCATTTGAACGATTAATAGGTGTTGATCCTGCTACCGGTAAAAAGGTATATGCCAAATCGGGGAAGTATGGCCCTTACGTCCAGCTTGGTGAATCAAATGATAAGGAGAAAGCTAAAAATGCACCTATGAAAAAAGGTCAGCTTCCGGAAAGTATTTCACTGGAAGAAGCACTCGAATTGTTTAAGATTCCACGTGTATTGGGAGAATATGAAGGAAAGCCGGTAACGGTAAATATTGGCAGATTCGGGCCTTATCTCGAATATAACGCAAAAAATATTTCCCTCCCACGGAAATACGATCCCTATTCAGTTGAACTTAATGATGCCATTCAGGTGATTTTATCGAAGCAGGATAATGAATCTGAACCAAAATCCCTGACTTTTATGCATGAAGGTGAGGAAATGAAGATTTTGCGGGGAAGGTTCGGCCCGTATATCTCTTTTAAAAAGAAGAACTATAAGATTCCCCGTGGAAAAGATTACCGCTCATTGACACTGGCAGAATGCCTTCAGATCATCAATGAAGCCGTTGAAAAGCAAAAGACTTCATCAGAAAAATAG
- the dacB gene encoding D-alanyl-D-alanine carboxypeptidase/D-alanyl-D-alanine-endopeptidase, with amino-acid sequence MKKIVAAIIILFCFFFSGNHILAPDNNSQKERLSPRDKFEYSADLQSVINDFAGQGKLENASIGISIYDLSSASFIAEYNPVVSLVPASVMKIITTAAALELLGKDTVFNTEIYYSGSINPQSKILTGDLIIRGGGDPCLGSQAFKNYYYQPDFLEKWAEAVKNAGIEHITGNIIADASVFDDENVPSNWNWVDIPAYYGTPAFGLSVYDNQFVLNFSPKRKGRYKVHPDSMNPVIPDLYVENRIRADTKEEKYLDFVGVYYSNQRIIKGNLSKISGTLELKGSIPDPPYLIGYQLRTKLQEKGISITGDVVTSRMYLAENKPLPAEKKLICTTNSPPLAEIVRRTNMFSINLYAEHLLNHIGYFKSGLGSTKAGVKSLLSYYESKGYDTKGVNICDGSGLSSNNTLTARFIVKVLAGMSGNKPVQVAFYQSLPVSGSSGTLRSFCNGTVAEGKIHAKSGTMSRVKCYAGYMEVKSGKTIAFAVMVNNFSTGSDTVNALLAQLMVNIYNNY; translated from the coding sequence ATGAAAAAAATCGTTGCGGCCATTATTATTCTTTTTTGTTTCTTTTTTTCGGGGAATCATATACTTGCTCCCGATAACAATTCCCAAAAGGAAAGGCTCAGCCCAAGAGATAAATTTGAATATTCCGCAGATTTACAATCAGTTATAAATGATTTTGCTGGTCAGGGGAAGCTTGAAAATGCTTCCATCGGAATCAGTATTTATGATCTTTCTTCAGCCAGTTTTATTGCTGAATATAATCCCGTTGTTTCTCTTGTTCCGGCCTCTGTAATGAAAATTATTACGACAGCAGCCGCGCTTGAATTACTTGGAAAAGACACTGTTTTCAACACAGAAATTTATTATTCCGGGAGTATTAATCCTCAATCCAAAATACTGACGGGTGACCTGATTATCAGGGGAGGAGGAGATCCTTGTCTGGGATCCCAGGCATTTAAAAACTATTATTACCAACCGGATTTTCTTGAAAAATGGGCTGAAGCGGTTAAAAATGCAGGTATTGAACATATTACCGGAAACATTATTGCCGATGCTTCTGTTTTTGATGATGAAAATGTGCCTTCCAACTGGAATTGGGTGGATATTCCTGCCTATTATGGCACACCGGCCTTTGGACTTTCAGTCTATGACAATCAGTTTGTGCTGAATTTCAGTCCTAAACGAAAAGGCAGGTATAAAGTGCATCCGGATAGCATGAATCCTGTTATTCCTGATTTATATGTGGAAAACAGAATCAGGGCAGATACAAAGGAAGAAAAATACCTTGATTTTGTTGGGGTATATTACTCAAATCAGCGGATTATCAAAGGCAATCTCTCAAAAATATCAGGAACGCTTGAGTTGAAAGGCAGTATTCCCGATCCTCCGTATCTGATTGGATATCAGTTGAGAACAAAACTTCAGGAGAAGGGCATCAGCATTACAGGTGATGTCGTAACCTCAAGAATGTATTTAGCTGAGAATAAACCACTTCCTGCTGAAAAGAAACTTATTTGTACGACAAATTCACCGCCACTTGCTGAAATAGTCAGGCGCACCAATATGTTTAGCATTAATCTGTATGCCGAACATTTGCTGAATCATATCGGGTATTTCAAATCCGGTCTTGGCAGTACCAAAGCAGGCGTAAAATCTCTTCTTTCTTATTATGAATCAAAAGGTTACGATACAAAAGGGGTTAATATATGTGATGGCAGTGGTCTGTCAAGTAACAATACCCTCACTGCCCGTTTTATTGTTAAAGTTCTGGCCGGTATGTCCGGGAACAAACCTGTTCAGGTGGCATTTTACCAGTCTTTGCCTGTTTCCGGTAGTTCAGGAACATTGCGTTCGTTTTGCAACGGAACTGTAGCTGAAGGAAAAATTCATGCAAAATCCGGCACTATGTCAAGGGTGAAATGTTATGCAGGATACATGGAAGTCAAATCGGGCAAAACCATTGCTTTTGCCGTGATGGTCAATAACTTTTCAACTGGCTCCGACACCGTCAATGCCTTACTGGCTCAGCTTATGGTCAATATTTATAATAATTATTAG
- a CDS encoding DUF4139 domain-containing protein, whose translation MKNVILISVLALICSFSGNAEEKKVSSKITTVTIYQQNAKITRTAAVTLPAGSSVIVFQGLETMIQTPSIQVKMSREVRLLSAGFQLNYLQDKKNSAEYAVLADSLDLLKYQIGWIDEQIVVLDGEARLISENQKLGGSQQGVTVTELKALALWYSQRMGEIRKSIFDLKKKKDDLNKIKSRIQNQLNNMNAVKTTTTGEILVEVTASAAVTAEFEISYIVTGVNWVPLYDIRSEGTDKPVRLVYKASVTQMTGVEWKNVQIRISTGNPNANNSRPVLNPRYLYVYQPTLYETKAVTAAKPSAKNMYAEEAAPAEDLKRAEAASPDYNYVTMDVVENQLNIEFKVEEAYTIPSDGKPHLVTMTEFEIPAIYEYHTVPILDNGAFLLAKLTDWGKYNLLPGNANIFFENNYIGQSYINPKVTYDTLLLSFGRDEKIVVTREKVFKESSVNTSLGTTKHVNVFEITIRNTKSKAITIDLLDQIPLSNMKDVIVELIDRGNAEYSDKIGKLSWLLTIQPNETKKIRFSYSVKHPKDLIVEGI comes from the coding sequence ATGAAGAATGTTATTTTAATCAGTGTGCTTGCCCTAATTTGTTCATTTTCGGGTAATGCTGAAGAAAAAAAGGTAAGTTCAAAAATTACTACCGTAACGATTTATCAGCAAAACGCAAAAATTACCAGAACGGCTGCGGTAACTTTACCAGCTGGTTCATCAGTCATTGTTTTTCAAGGACTTGAAACGATGATTCAGACTCCGAGTATTCAGGTCAAAATGAGCAGGGAAGTCAGGTTATTGTCAGCAGGTTTTCAGCTAAACTATCTGCAGGACAAAAAAAACTCTGCTGAATATGCTGTTTTGGCCGATTCGCTGGACTTGCTGAAATATCAGATAGGGTGGATAGACGAACAAATTGTAGTTCTGGACGGAGAAGCAAGGTTAATTTCTGAGAATCAGAAACTTGGAGGATCACAGCAAGGAGTTACAGTAACTGAATTGAAAGCGTTGGCTTTGTGGTACAGTCAACGTATGGGTGAAATCAGAAAAAGTATATTTGACCTGAAAAAGAAGAAAGATGATCTGAATAAAATTAAATCAAGGATTCAGAACCAGCTAAACAATATGAATGCTGTCAAAACCACTACAACCGGAGAAATTCTTGTCGAAGTAACAGCATCTGCAGCAGTTACAGCTGAATTTGAGATTTCCTACATCGTTACAGGTGTTAATTGGGTCCCTTTGTACGACATTCGGTCTGAAGGAACCGACAAGCCTGTCAGGCTGGTTTATAAGGCAAGTGTTACGCAAATGACGGGTGTCGAATGGAAAAATGTTCAAATCAGGATATCCACCGGTAATCCGAATGCCAACAACAGCCGGCCGGTGCTTAATCCTCGTTATCTCTATGTGTATCAACCCACACTGTATGAAACCAAAGCTGTTACCGCAGCCAAACCATCTGCTAAAAATATGTATGCTGAAGAAGCTGCCCCTGCCGAAGATTTGAAAAGAGCTGAAGCTGCTTCTCCCGATTATAATTACGTTACAATGGATGTGGTTGAAAACCAGCTAAATATCGAATTTAAAGTGGAAGAAGCCTATACCATCCCTTCTGACGGTAAACCCCATCTGGTTACCATGACCGAATTTGAGATTCCCGCCATTTATGAATATCATACCGTCCCCATACTGGATAACGGAGCCTTTCTGCTGGCCAAACTAACCGACTGGGGAAAATATAATTTACTTCCGGGAAATGCCAATATTTTCTTTGAAAACAACTATATAGGCCAGTCTTATATCAATCCAAAGGTAACCTACGATACTTTACTGCTATCGTTTGGCAGAGATGAGAAAATTGTCGTTACCCGTGAAAAAGTGTTTAAGGAAAGTTCTGTCAATACCAGTTTGGGGACAACCAAACATGTCAATGTGTTTGAAATCACTATCCGTAATACCAAGTCAAAAGCCATCACCATCGATCTGCTCGATCAGATTCCGTTATCGAACATGAAAGATGTGATTGTTGAACTGATTGACAGAGGAAATGCAGAGTACAGTGATAAAATCGGCAAACTATCGTGGTTGCTCACCATTCAACCCAATGAAACAAAAAAAATCAGGTTTTCCTACTCCGTAAAACATCCGAAAGATTTGATTGTGGAAGGAATCTGA
- a CDS encoding proline dehydrogenase, which yields MFNKLVAGLLPYMPKDFVWLFSKRYIAGKTLEDAIRVSKELNEKGIMVTIDVLGEFIKNLDEAERNKKEYLEVIETVEKHGINGNYSLKPTMFGLLIDKEICYQHIREIVAKAASYNNFIRIDMEDSQCTDLEIELYRKVKKEFPANVGLVVQAYLKRTLNDLKNLMDIHTDENPLNYRLCKGIYVEPKEIAYKDHDEINRHFLEDLEFMFQNHVYPGIATHDKFLVEGAYKLIEKYNVPKDKYEFQMLYGVTPELRQSIVEKGHRMRVYVPYGEQWFAYSTRRLKENPRMAWLIIRALFVRG from the coding sequence ATGTTTAATAAATTAGTAGCAGGCTTACTCCCTTACATGCCTAAAGATTTTGTATGGCTCTTTTCAAAAAGATATATTGCCGGTAAAACCCTTGAGGATGCTATCCGTGTATCAAAAGAGCTGAATGAAAAAGGGATCATGGTAACCATTGATGTCCTTGGTGAGTTCATAAAGAATCTGGACGAAGCCGAAAGGAATAAAAAGGAATACCTCGAAGTGATTGAAACCGTTGAAAAACACGGAATTAATGGAAATTACTCCCTGAAACCTACCATGTTCGGTTTGTTGATTGACAAGGAAATCTGTTATCAGCATATCAGGGAAATCGTGGCAAAAGCTGCTTCCTACAATAATTTCATCCGTATTGACATGGAAGACAGCCAATGTACAGACCTTGAAATTGAACTGTACAGGAAAGTTAAAAAGGAATTTCCTGCAAATGTCGGACTGGTCGTACAGGCTTACCTGAAAAGGACGCTGAATGACCTGAAAAACCTTATGGATATTCATACCGATGAAAATCCTCTGAACTACAGGCTTTGCAAAGGAATTTATGTTGAGCCCAAAGAAATTGCCTACAAGGATCATGACGAAATCAACCGGCATTTTCTGGAAGACCTTGAATTTATGTTCCAGAACCATGTTTATCCGGGTATTGCTACCCACGACAAGTTTCTTGTGGAAGGGGCATACAAACTCATTGAAAAATATAATGTTCCCAAAGACAAATATGAGTTTCAGATGTTGTATGGGGTAACACCCGAACTCAGACAATCCATTGTGGAAAAAGGCCACCGTATGAGGGTATATGTTCCTTACGGAGAACAATGGTTTGCATATTCCACCAGAAGGCTGAAGGAAAATCCACGCATGGCCTGGTTGATTATCAGGGCTTTGTTTGTCAGAGGCTGA